In Lysinibacillus sp. FSL M8-0337, the following proteins share a genomic window:
- a CDS encoding ATP-binding protein — MAIIKIKKIKIQNLRNVRNGELTLAVNFASLMTANVVGVYGQNGSGKTTIVDAFSLLKTIISGWIAEVKLPSQDKRLIMAGEKTASLVFEFLVDNQFGTFFVNYSVTLQEDEKRLFIIAERLTYREDEKGKRSKVLVSVADEDVQIRKSSLRDMSEKIRIKTLVIQQLARKQYMSFVFHKDLKPLLQEKLSELEMELLRNIAVDFNRDLHVINNQNIAPLFEERIMPFSIHLEKTRGSIPYDLKGPALLPENAFNVLCEVIEQSNQVLSTIIPGLTIKIHVITEQLLDNGEKGIRFEFLSKRGERELPLRTESEGILKIIAVLSVLIAVYNNPTACVVIDELDSGVFEYLLGELLTVIDEGGKGQLIFTSHNLRVLEVLAIKNLWFTTTNENDRYMQLKGIKEVNNARDVYLRAIQLGGQDEEVYKETKTFKIKRAFRKAGVQHD; from the coding sequence ATGGCCATTATCAAAATAAAAAAAATAAAGATCCAAAATCTAAGAAATGTTCGAAATGGTGAGCTCACATTAGCCGTGAATTTTGCTTCGCTTATGACAGCAAATGTTGTGGGTGTGTATGGGCAAAATGGTTCAGGGAAAACAACTATTGTCGACGCATTTAGTTTGTTGAAGACAATTATTTCTGGTTGGATTGCTGAAGTAAAATTGCCATCACAAGATAAACGCTTAATTATGGCAGGAGAAAAAACCGCTAGTTTGGTTTTTGAATTTCTAGTGGACAACCAATTCGGAACATTTTTTGTCAACTATTCTGTAACATTGCAAGAAGATGAAAAACGACTGTTCATAATTGCGGAGCGATTGACTTACAGGGAAGATGAAAAAGGAAAACGCTCAAAAGTGTTAGTAAGTGTCGCAGATGAGGATGTTCAAATTCGAAAAAGCTCTTTACGAGATATGAGTGAAAAGATACGTATAAAGACGCTTGTTATTCAACAATTAGCACGAAAACAATATATGTCTTTTGTCTTCCATAAAGATTTAAAGCCGTTGCTACAAGAAAAGCTATCAGAATTAGAAATGGAATTGCTTCGTAATATAGCAGTCGACTTTAATCGGGACTTACATGTTATTAATAACCAAAATATTGCACCTTTATTTGAAGAGCGTATTATGCCTTTTAGTATTCATTTAGAAAAAACGCGAGGCTCGATTCCTTACGATTTGAAAGGACCAGCATTATTGCCAGAGAATGCTTTCAATGTATTATGTGAAGTCATTGAGCAAAGCAACCAAGTATTGTCGACCATTATTCCAGGGCTAACGATTAAAATTCACGTTATTACAGAGCAATTATTAGATAACGGTGAAAAAGGCATACGTTTTGAGTTCTTATCGAAACGCGGTGAGCGGGAATTACCGTTACGAACTGAATCGGAAGGAATTTTGAAAATCATTGCTGTGCTTAGCGTTCTAATAGCTGTTTATAATAATCCGACTGCATGTGTCGTAATCGATGAATTAGATTCTGGTGTATTTGAATATTTGTTGGGTGAGTTGTTAACAGTGATTGATGAGGGCGGAAAAGGCCAGCTTATTTTTACGTCCCATAATTTACGGGTGTTAGAGGTGCTTGCGATTAAAAACTTATGGTTTACAACAACAAATGAGAATGATCGATATATGCAGCTAAAGGGCATCAAAGAAGTCAATAATGCGCGAGATGTCTATTTGCGTGCGATACAGCTTGGCGGACAGGACGAGGAAGTGTATAAAGAAACGAAAACGTTCAAAATTAAACGTGCTTTTAGAAAAGCTGGTGTGCAACATGACTAG
- a CDS encoding methyl-accepting chemotaxis protein, giving the protein MKKNKKQQMSISKKLTVIMVSILLLFGLVTMGFAYYIVKNSNLKDMDQSLYDKGMILSKTIDQKTLKSVLESPNADNNDVLHLTKEMDAINEESDIITNLFLITVDGENINAPVLSTSVLEVGAEYNQDMVAMGLSPDFLARIKEVFETKEATATDIYKDEFGSYKTGLTPILDKDGSVVAAYAIDYDVSMVNAKALSEALWILLITVLFLIGSSIVVYTLLRKKLTPIQQLSLQSKKVAEGNLELEALPVHSNDEIGVLTTNFNVMIDSLKTVIKSATNVSSRVSNSAQVLSSNMQEATDSYNNVASSMQEIASGADLQVQKAKESSITIEEMSIGIQRIAMTSNQISESSILASEEAEKGNDSTSKSVAQMNAISKAVNHSASSVKMLGEHSGKIEEIVGIITGIASQTNLLALNAAIEAARAGEAGSGFAVVADEVRKLAEQSEASAREISTLITRIQQDTNESVKVMIHAVEEVDNGLIMINDSEKSFSQILTSIHHVTGQIQELSATIEEMAAGMEEVTSAVQDMEHFSVSSRDNTRAVAETSASQLNTVQRVSEEAQVLSDLSSELLTVVNTFIVK; this is encoded by the coding sequence ATGAAGAAAAATAAGAAACAGCAAATGTCGATTAGCAAGAAATTAACCGTCATCATGGTTAGTATTTTACTATTATTTGGGCTAGTGACTATGGGATTTGCCTATTATATAGTGAAAAATAGTAATTTAAAAGATATGGACCAATCTCTTTATGATAAAGGGATGATTTTATCTAAGACAATAGACCAAAAGACATTAAAATCCGTACTAGAAAGCCCAAATGCTGACAATAATGATGTCCTACATTTAACGAAAGAAATGGATGCCATTAACGAGGAATCAGACATTATTACCAATCTCTTTCTTATTACAGTAGATGGTGAAAATATTAACGCACCGGTTCTTTCAACAAGCGTACTTGAAGTAGGTGCAGAATATAACCAAGATATGGTTGCCATGGGACTTTCCCCAGATTTTCTTGCAAGAATAAAGGAAGTATTTGAAACAAAAGAAGCAACAGCTACAGATATTTATAAAGATGAGTTTGGAAGCTATAAAACAGGTCTTACGCCTATTTTAGATAAAGATGGTTCCGTTGTAGCTGCTTACGCCATCGATTATGATGTATCTATGGTAAATGCCAAAGCATTATCAGAAGCATTATGGATTCTTTTAATTACTGTACTATTCCTAATTGGTTCTTCCATCGTGGTTTATACACTATTAAGAAAGAAGCTAACACCTATCCAACAGCTATCTTTACAATCTAAAAAAGTTGCGGAAGGTAACCTAGAGCTTGAAGCGTTACCTGTTCACTCAAATGATGAAATTGGCGTACTAACAACTAATTTCAATGTTATGATTGACAGCTTAAAAACAGTTATTAAAAGTGCAACAAATGTTTCTTCACGTGTTTCAAACTCTGCACAAGTTTTATCAAGCAATATGCAAGAAGCAACAGATTCATACAATAATGTAGCGTCGTCAATGCAAGAAATAGCTAGTGGTGCTGATTTACAAGTGCAAAAGGCTAAAGAAAGTTCTATTACAATTGAGGAAATGAGTATTGGTATTCAACGCATTGCTATGACATCCAATCAAATTTCTGAATCTTCTATTTTAGCATCGGAAGAAGCTGAAAAAGGTAATGATTCAACAAGCAAATCTGTTGCACAAATGAATGCAATTAGTAAGGCAGTTAATCATTCCGCATCATCTGTAAAAATGCTCGGTGAACATTCCGGCAAAATCGAAGAAATCGTCGGCATTATCACAGGGATTGCTTCCCAAACAAATCTGCTTGCATTAAATGCTGCGATTGAAGCTGCTCGCGCAGGCGAAGCAGGAAGTGGCTTTGCTGTTGTTGCCGATGAAGTGCGGAAGCTAGCCGAACAATCAGAAGCTTCGGCAAGAGAAATTTCTACGCTTATTACTCGTATTCAACAGGATACAAATGAATCTGTAAAGGTCATGATCCATGCTGTAGAAGAAGTGGACAATGGCTTAATTATGATTAATGATTCCGAAAAATCATTTAGCCAAATTTTAACTTCAATTCACCATGTTACAGGGCAAATTCAAGAACTATCAGCAACGATTGAAGAAATGGCAGCAGGTATGGAAGAAGTTACTTCAGCTGTTCAAGATATGGAACACTTCTCAGTAAGTTCTCGAGACAACACAAGAGCAGTAGCCGAAACATCGGCTAGTCAGCTGAATACCGTGCAAAGAGTTTCAGAGGAAGCACAAGTACTATCTGATTTATCAAGTGAATTATTAACTGTTGTAAATACATTTATTGTAAAATAA
- a CDS encoding non-ribosomal peptide synthetase, with translation MNLKRDLDLFTAHYQTNTQEQQTLPTNCTQLLTEQDKVLYQALNQTKAFYAKDQTIPSVFYQSAERFAERIALSFNDDRITYRQLNERSNQVAHMLLENGLQKGDKVAIVMERSQETIISLLGVLKAGGIYVPIDPSYPKERCQYLLNDSGAPFILIKEEHTAVLTNLLHSNSQCRTVFTLNCMEITFPKDNVYIDLSPADLAYIIYTSGSTGKPKGVMLKHESVINLITDNQRIYQVSKYDVFSQFISYSFDPSVTETFTAFFSGARLHMLTSIERISIEAFAEMIAREKVTTATIPNAFFTQLATHLSSDYQYQLSSLKYLSVGGEALMPAVIQKWREKFGTTTAIINVYGPTECTVLSSYYRVPDTIIEHHASIPIGRPIANYEMYIINNDGQLCPANEAGELYIAGAGLAAGYLNKPEKTAEAFVPHLSNECGKLMYRTGDLARLLPNGVIEFVGRKDSQIKVRGFRIELGEIETVLSNHPNIQEAVILAKKRDNGNTSLFAYYTVFGGMKVEQEALRHYLAGLLPDYMVPERLIEVQEMPLSPTGKIDRKQLATLEVTTPLPSHYDAPENTIQQLLASAWEQVLDVERVGIHDNFFHIGGHSLKVLEILVHVKKHIPFLKIQDFFQYHTIAELDNYISTYQPETNEISQQTTDFVRKDLMEPSRLTTAHNVTPLAMKTVLLTGATGYLGSHVLYELLMNTNAHVYCLIRQSAQTTPDDKLKDSMLFYFGHAIIPMLQKRVTVIQGDLSKAKLDLSVKDHALLTEKIDAIIHCGADVRHFGAASHFNDVNVQGTRYLLELAKCKVGVHFHYVSTIGIPEELATTQWGDTQAQGDFDYNVALSNVYNQSKLDAENLVRNAVNDNIPVSIYRVGNLTCHSQTGKFQRNIDDNAFYRMIKSMLYLGKTPSAHWHVDFTPINYASQALVALARQPKSNGHIFHLCNPVPLLYLDFVEAIKDMGYALEIVTTNEYEDWLLHSEHPEELQDYLSLAIAQLDGDGPSDSPFIINSEKTQNFLKHTDITCAEPNPAFIRTMIAHGIQLGYFPEPTLVTVR, from the coding sequence TTGAATTTAAAACGAGACCTTGATTTATTTACAGCACATTATCAAACAAACACCCAAGAACAACAGACGTTACCAACCAATTGTACACAACTGTTAACAGAACAGGATAAAGTATTATATCAAGCTTTAAATCAAACAAAAGCCTTTTATGCGAAAGATCAAACAATCCCTAGTGTATTTTATCAATCAGCGGAACGATTCGCTGAAAGAATTGCCCTGTCTTTTAATGATGATCGGATCACCTATCGTCAGCTCAATGAACGCTCCAATCAAGTTGCCCATATGTTACTAGAGAATGGTCTCCAAAAAGGCGACAAAGTAGCAATTGTTATGGAACGTAGTCAGGAAACTATTATCAGTTTACTTGGCGTTCTAAAAGCAGGAGGTATTTACGTTCCAATAGATCCGAGCTATCCAAAAGAACGCTGTCAGTACCTTTTAAATGATTCAGGTGCACCATTCATTTTAATAAAAGAAGAACATACAGCGGTACTTACCAATTTATTACATAGCAATTCTCAATGTCGTACAGTGTTTACACTGAATTGCATGGAAATCACGTTTCCAAAAGACAATGTTTATATCGATCTCAGCCCTGCCGATTTAGCCTATATTATTTATACATCTGGCTCGACAGGCAAGCCAAAAGGCGTAATGCTAAAGCATGAATCTGTGATTAACTTAATTACTGATAATCAAAGAATCTACCAAGTAAGTAAATATGATGTCTTTTCGCAATTTATCTCCTATAGTTTTGATCCATCCGTCACAGAAACATTTACTGCTTTCTTTTCTGGCGCTCGATTACATATGCTCACAAGTATTGAGCGCATATCGATTGAAGCTTTCGCTGAGATGATTGCAAGGGAAAAAGTGACAACAGCCACTATTCCAAATGCATTCTTTACGCAGCTTGCAACGCATCTCTCCAGCGATTACCAATATCAATTATCATCTCTTAAATATTTGTCTGTAGGTGGAGAAGCCCTTATGCCTGCGGTTATACAAAAGTGGCGTGAAAAATTCGGAACAACAACTGCAATTATTAATGTATATGGACCGACAGAATGTACAGTGCTGTCTTCGTATTACAGAGTGCCGGATACTATCATCGAGCATCATGCAAGTATTCCCATTGGCAGACCGATTGCCAATTACGAGATGTATATTATTAATAACGACGGGCAGCTATGTCCTGCCAATGAAGCAGGTGAACTTTATATAGCTGGTGCAGGACTAGCTGCTGGCTATTTAAATAAGCCTGAAAAAACTGCTGAAGCGTTTGTCCCACATCTGTCAAATGAATGTGGGAAGTTGATGTATCGAACAGGTGATTTAGCTCGTTTATTGCCAAATGGTGTAATTGAATTTGTGGGACGCAAAGATTCTCAAATTAAAGTGCGAGGGTTCCGCATTGAGCTTGGGGAAATTGAAACGGTGTTAAGTAATCACCCTAACATCCAAGAAGCCGTAATACTTGCCAAAAAAAGGGATAATGGTAATACTAGCTTGTTTGCCTATTACACGGTATTCGGTGGTATGAAGGTAGAACAGGAAGCACTTCGACATTATTTAGCAGGTCTTTTACCAGACTATATGGTGCCTGAACGTTTAATTGAAGTGCAGGAAATGCCATTATCTCCTACCGGTAAAATTGATCGAAAGCAATTAGCGACACTTGAGGTAACAACACCGCTACCAAGTCATTATGACGCACCTGAAAACACAATACAGCAGCTACTAGCCAGTGCTTGGGAGCAAGTACTAGATGTTGAACGTGTTGGCATTCACGATAACTTCTTTCATATCGGTGGACATTCTTTAAAAGTACTTGAGATTTTAGTACATGTGAAAAAGCATATTCCATTTTTAAAAATTCAAGACTTTTTCCAATACCATACGATTGCTGAATTGGATAATTATATTAGTACGTATCAGCCTGAAACAAATGAGATATCCCAGCAAACAACTGACTTTGTACGGAAAGATTTAATGGAGCCAAGCCGTCTTACCACCGCTCATAATGTCACACCTTTAGCGATGAAAACGGTGCTGTTAACTGGGGCAACAGGTTATTTAGGTAGTCATGTGTTATATGAGCTTTTAATGAATACGAACGCACATGTCTATTGTTTAATTAGACAAAGTGCACAGACAACGCCTGATGATAAATTAAAAGATAGTATGTTATTTTATTTTGGACATGCTATTATCCCGATGCTGCAAAAACGAGTGACGGTCATCCAAGGCGATTTAAGTAAGGCAAAACTTGATTTATCTGTTAAAGACCACGCGCTTCTTACTGAAAAAATCGACGCAATTATTCATTGCGGTGCAGATGTAAGACATTTCGGAGCAGCAAGTCATTTTAACGATGTCAATGTGCAAGGTACTAGATATTTGCTAGAGCTTGCTAAATGTAAAGTGGGTGTACATTTCCATTATGTTTCAACAATAGGTATCCCCGAGGAGCTAGCGACAACGCAATGGGGAGACACTCAAGCACAGGGTGATTTCGATTACAATGTTGCACTTTCTAATGTCTATAACCAAAGTAAGTTAGATGCTGAAAATCTTGTTAGAAATGCAGTGAATGATAATATTCCTGTTTCAATTTACCGTGTTGGCAATTTAACATGTCATTCGCAGACAGGGAAATTCCAACGCAATATAGATGATAATGCTTTTTATCGTATGATAAAATCAATGCTTTATTTAGGAAAAACACCGTCAGCTCATTGGCATGTCGATTTTACGCCAATTAATTATGCAAGCCAAGCACTTGTAGCACTAGCCCGTCAGCCAAAATCAAATGGGCACATATTCCATCTATGTAACCCAGTACCGCTACTCTATCTCGATTTTGTTGAGGCCATCAAAGACATGGGATATGCGCTAGAAATTGTTACGACAAATGAATACGAAGATTGGCTATTACATTCGGAGCATCCAGAAGAACTACAAGATTATTTATCATTAGCCATTGCACAGCTTGACGGTGATGGCCCAAGCGATTCACCATTTATCATAAATAGTGAAAAAACACAGAACTTTTTAAAGCATACGGATATTACATGTGCAGAGCCTAATCCAGCCTTTATCCGTACAATGATTGCCCATGGCATTCAATTAGGGTATTTCCCTGAGCCAACGCTCGTTACAGTACGATAA
- a CDS encoding GNAT family N-acetyltransferase — MNDITFEHIEKIGHIIYEDEMYRHVHYPEMLSRYDSNFILFKTMPALTTFKKLEHLLRSYHQQHNQQHLKFIFPSNEKIPSDIHSYLTDENYDIGFLELYTIEPSHFPAKVNEHVEVRPVTDDNLEAFLTLQYKEDLRYGETFATEKQALLKHRFHDSKKHQLLAYYEGIPVGSTELIEEDTTVEIDNLFVLEAFQRKGIGTQLQQYVMQHFQQKTVILVADGEDTPRDMYQKQHYIYRGFQYEVLKVEGQ, encoded by the coding sequence ATGAACGATATTACTTTTGAGCATATAGAAAAAATTGGCCATATCATTTATGAAGACGAAATGTATCGGCATGTGCATTATCCAGAAATGCTAAGCCGTTATGATAGTAATTTTATTTTATTTAAAACAATGCCTGCATTAACGACATTTAAGAAATTGGAGCATTTACTACGCTCCTATCATCAACAACATAATCAGCAACATTTAAAATTTATTTTCCCGTCTAACGAAAAAATTCCGAGCGATATTCACAGTTATTTAACGGATGAAAACTATGATATTGGATTTTTAGAGTTATATACAATTGAACCTAGCCATTTCCCTGCAAAGGTAAACGAGCATGTTGAAGTTCGACCTGTGACTGACGACAATTTAGAGGCATTTTTAACACTGCAGTACAAAGAAGATTTAAGATATGGTGAAACTTTTGCCACTGAAAAACAAGCTTTACTAAAACATCGTTTTCATGATTCGAAGAAACATCAACTCCTTGCTTACTATGAAGGCATCCCAGTTGGTTCTACAGAGCTAATTGAAGAAGATACGACAGTTGAAATTGATAATTTATTTGTACTAGAGGCTTTTCAACGGAAAGGAATAGGTACGCAACTTCAGCAATATGTAATGCAACATTTTCAGCAAAAAACCGTTATTTTAGTAGCAGATGGTGAAGATACACCGAGAGACATGTATCAAAAACAACATTATATTTATCGGGGTTTCCAATATGAAGTTTTAAAAGTTGAAGGTCAATAA
- a CDS encoding MDR family MFS transporter — MNQNQTVKYEFLSQDPNVKTLPIMLSLIIGAFFAVLNETLLNIALTTLMHEFHITLPTVQWMATGFMLVMGIVIPISALMLQWFTTRQLFLGVMVTFTIGTIICAIAPSFPVLLVGRLIQAVGTGLLMPIIFNVFLLLYPPEKRGKVMGIVGLTFTFAPAIGPTLSGVIVEYLGWRYLFIIVIPFAIFSIVFAFKYLTNVSEVTKPKIDFLSLLFSTIGFGAIIYGFSAAGEKGFLSSSVFLTIIIGIIGVVLFSLRQFKLKEPVMDLRVFKYPMYTHAVFMFVIIIMAMFASEIILPIFMQGPLALTAATAGLVLLPGSLLNGLMSPIMGQMFDKFGPRILMIPATLVLSGTVFTLSRLTAETPIWIIVVCYILLMLSVSAIMMPAQTNGLNQLPKSLYPHGTAVMTTLQPVVGAIGVAVFISIMNAKQNHFLQKATNPSDPATISHAMVAGVELVYLIAFIITIVAIILAFTVYRAVPKEIVETQSETKS; from the coding sequence ATGAATCAAAATCAAACGGTGAAATATGAATTCCTATCACAGGATCCCAATGTTAAAACATTACCAATCATGCTGTCATTAATAATCGGTGCGTTCTTTGCTGTTTTAAACGAAACATTGTTAAACATAGCCTTAACTACATTAATGCATGAATTCCATATTACGTTACCAACCGTTCAGTGGATGGCAACAGGGTTTATGCTTGTCATGGGTATAGTCATTCCAATCTCTGCTTTGATGTTGCAGTGGTTTACAACAAGGCAATTATTTCTTGGTGTGATGGTCACGTTCACAATTGGTACGATTATTTGTGCAATTGCACCTAGTTTTCCGGTTTTATTGGTAGGACGTTTAATACAAGCAGTTGGAACTGGGTTGTTAATGCCTATTATATTTAATGTTTTCCTTTTATTATATCCACCAGAAAAACGCGGGAAAGTTATGGGCATTGTAGGTTTAACGTTTACGTTTGCACCGGCAATTGGACCAACTTTATCCGGGGTTATCGTAGAATATTTAGGCTGGCGCTATCTATTTATTATTGTTATTCCTTTTGCCATATTTTCAATTGTTTTTGCCTTTAAGTATTTAACAAATGTTTCGGAAGTAACAAAACCTAAAATAGATTTTCTATCATTGCTTTTTTCAACGATTGGGTTTGGAGCAATTATTTACGGGTTTAGTGCTGCTGGTGAAAAAGGTTTCCTTAGTTCTAGCGTTTTTCTGACGATTATCATTGGAATCATAGGTGTTGTGTTGTTCTCTTTAAGACAATTTAAGCTAAAAGAGCCTGTTATGGATTTACGGGTGTTCAAATATCCAATGTATACACACGCTGTATTTATGTTTGTGATTATTATTATGGCGATGTTTGCATCAGAAATTATATTACCTATATTTATGCAGGGACCATTAGCTTTGACGGCTGCAACAGCGGGACTCGTATTACTACCAGGGAGTTTACTCAATGGGCTCATGTCTCCAATTATGGGGCAAATGTTCGATAAATTTGGTCCTCGTATATTAATGATTCCAGCAACACTTGTTTTAAGCGGAACAGTATTTACTTTGAGCAGGTTAACGGCTGAAACGCCCATTTGGATAATTGTAGTATGCTATATTTTATTAATGCTAAGTGTCTCGGCTATTATGATGCCAGCTCAGACAAATGGTTTAAACCAACTGCCTAAATCTTTATATCCACATGGAACGGCAGTGATGACTACTTTACAGCCTGTTGTAGGCGCTATTGGTGTTGCTGTTTTTATTAGTATTATGAATGCCAAACAAAATCATTTTTTACAAAAGGCAACAAATCCGAGTGATCCGGCTACAATTAGTCACGCAATGGTTGCTGGTGTGGAACTTGTTTATCTCATTGCTTTTATTATCACGATAGTAGCGATTATATTGGCATTTACTGTTTATCGTGCGGTGCCCAAAGAAATAGTAGAAACACAATCTGAAACGAAATCTTAG
- a CDS encoding HAMP domain-containing sensor histidine kinase, translated as MRNISHALITKVIVFLIAIACLTGTAKAIMGMELNDVHLSSINEDNYFESQLFADESYSIIASLAQLIGQYKSEEYILSGKALTKEDRRAIEEELYYDFQYSYKYNGNMSELENRRIYEKEYADDIKSKKEESTKEQVRVFYRLLNTLEASEGIVYYASDGEHIFSNSELNKKEQFTSFGAYMLFDDYQQKLYPTEVGKSKYVDYVTQEVEQLNPQTDVIYVAFEESFLQQKMQEWQKDKAIAKRLLNEFMLYLAGFIVSFVYLIIVIGRTSFKDKALHLHVMDKLYNDLNIVIVVCLISMWMAMIIEVLRKMNLLLTVPIFIIALLLVLSLVKHIKNRTLLQHTLIYQIIKKCFIVVKNIFDNGSTAVKIVLLVIGYPLVVVATFFMFPITLGVAAWLAMKKVKSFNLIKEGVEQIKNGDLHHRIEVDGKGEFSQLAMNINSITDGLKKSVDSEIKSERLKTELITNVSHDIRTPLTSIITYVDLLRIEKDPELIAEYIDVLDQKSKRLKLLTDDLFEAAKASSGSMPVQLEQIDIVSLLKQGIGEMDEKIEAASLDFKLAHPTEKVYVKADGKLLWRAIENLFSNIFKYALPASRVYIDVEDLGNELLVTFKNISAYELNISVDELMERFTRGDESRSSQGSGLGLSIAESLIQIQDGKFFIQVDGDLFKAMIYLPKFQNELK; from the coding sequence TTGAGAAATATTAGTCATGCACTGATTACAAAAGTGATTGTGTTTCTAATTGCTATCGCTTGTTTAACGGGTACAGCGAAGGCTATTATGGGCATGGAATTAAATGATGTTCATCTTAGTAGTATCAATGAAGATAATTACTTTGAAAGTCAATTATTCGCTGATGAAAGTTATAGCATTATAGCTTCGTTAGCGCAATTAATCGGACAATATAAAAGTGAAGAATATATTTTAAGTGGTAAGGCACTAACAAAAGAAGATAGAAGAGCAATTGAAGAAGAGTTATATTATGATTTCCAATATTCATATAAATACAATGGGAATATGAGTGAGTTGGAAAATAGACGCATATATGAAAAAGAGTATGCAGATGACATCAAAAGCAAAAAAGAAGAAAGTACGAAGGAACAAGTACGGGTTTTTTATCGTTTACTCAACACTTTAGAAGCATCTGAAGGAATCGTCTATTATGCAAGTGACGGTGAACATATCTTCTCCAATAGTGAACTAAATAAAAAAGAACAATTTACATCATTTGGCGCCTATATGCTATTTGATGATTATCAACAGAAGCTGTATCCAACAGAAGTAGGAAAAAGTAAGTACGTAGATTATGTTACACAAGAAGTGGAACAGTTAAATCCACAAACAGATGTTATTTATGTGGCGTTTGAAGAATCTTTCTTACAGCAAAAAATGCAGGAATGGCAAAAAGATAAAGCAATTGCCAAACGTTTACTGAACGAGTTTATGTTATATCTAGCAGGATTTATTGTATCTTTTGTTTATTTAATAATTGTTATTGGCAGAACGTCTTTCAAAGATAAAGCACTGCATTTACATGTTATGGACAAATTATATAATGATTTAAATATTGTGATCGTCGTATGTTTAATCTCTATGTGGATGGCTATGATTATTGAAGTGTTACGTAAGATGAACTTGCTTCTGACGGTGCCTATTTTTATAATTGCTTTGCTGCTAGTCTTATCACTCGTAAAGCATATTAAAAATCGAACATTACTGCAGCATACACTTATCTATCAAATTATTAAAAAATGTTTTATTGTGGTGAAAAACATATTTGATAATGGGAGTACAGCGGTAAAAATTGTGTTACTTGTTATCGGCTATCCTTTAGTAGTAGTGGCTACGTTTTTTATGTTTCCTATTACACTAGGCGTAGCAGCCTGGTTGGCAATGAAAAAGGTGAAATCGTTTAATCTCATTAAAGAGGGCGTAGAGCAAATTAAAAATGGTGACCTTCATCATCGAATTGAAGTAGATGGAAAAGGGGAGTTTAGCCAACTTGCCATGAATATTAATAGCATTACCGATGGTTTAAAAAAGTCGGTGGATAGTGAAATCAAGAGTGAGCGTTTAAAAACAGAGCTTATTACGAATGTTTCACACGATATCAGAACGCCATTAACGTCTATTATTACGTATGTCGATTTATTAAGAATCGAAAAAGACCCGGAATTAATTGCTGAATATATTGATGTATTAGATCAAAAATCGAAAAGGCTTAAGCTTTTAACGGACGATTTGTTTGAAGCGGCTAAAGCGTCGAGTGGCAGTATGCCTGTTCAATTAGAACAGATTGATATCGTTTCGTTACTAAAACAAGGTATAGGGGAGATGGATGAGAAAATCGAAGCGGCATCCTTAGATTTTAAGTTAGCCCACCCAACGGAAAAAGTCTATGTGAAGGCTGATGGTAAACTTCTATGGCGCGCCATTGAAAACTTATTTTCGAATATTTTTAAATACGCACTGCCTGCATCCAGAGTATATATTGATGTTGAAGACTTAGGTAATGAACTACTAGTAACATTTAAAAATATTTCAGCGTATGAATTAAATATTTCAGTCGATGAGCTTATGGAACGTTTTACACGCGGGGATGAATCTAGATCGAGTCAAGGTAGCGGATTAGGGTTATCCATAGCTGAAAGCCTTATTCAAATCCAAGATGGAAAGTTCTTCATTCAAGTAGATGGCGATTTATTTAAAGCGATGATTTACCTACCGAAATTTCAAAATGAATTGAAATAG